One genomic segment of Mycolicibacterium psychrotolerans includes these proteins:
- a CDS encoding TlyA family RNA methyltransferase, which translates to MTRRARVDAELVRRGLARSRQQAAELIGAGRVSVDGMRAAKPATAIAVSAHLTVEDAGEPSWVSRGAHKLIGALDAFGVDVAGRRCLDAGASTGGFTEVLLARGAGHVVAVDVGYGQLAWALRTDDRVTVMERTNVRELTCDAIGGPVEVIVADLSFISLATVLPALTACASPGADIVPMVKPQFEVGKDRVGAGGVVSDPLLRADAVRSVAERAAQLGWSAVAVTASPLPGPAGNVEYFLHLRADTADPLHGDALAAAIRRAVEEGPQ; encoded by the coding sequence CCGGCGCGGGCTGGCGAGGTCCCGCCAGCAGGCCGCCGAGTTGATCGGTGCCGGACGGGTCAGCGTCGACGGCATGCGGGCCGCCAAACCGGCGACGGCCATCGCGGTCAGCGCGCACCTGACCGTGGAGGACGCCGGCGAACCGTCCTGGGTGTCACGCGGGGCGCACAAACTGATCGGTGCGCTCGACGCGTTCGGTGTCGACGTCGCGGGCAGGCGCTGCCTCGACGCAGGCGCCTCGACCGGTGGATTCACCGAAGTCCTGCTGGCCCGCGGTGCCGGGCACGTCGTGGCCGTCGACGTCGGCTACGGCCAACTGGCGTGGGCGCTGCGCACCGATGACCGGGTCACGGTGATGGAGCGGACCAACGTCCGAGAACTCACCTGCGACGCCATCGGCGGGCCGGTCGAGGTGATCGTGGCCGACCTGTCGTTCATCTCGCTGGCGACCGTACTGCCCGCGCTGACCGCGTGCGCGTCTCCCGGCGCGGATATCGTTCCCATGGTGAAGCCGCAGTTCGAGGTCGGTAAGGACCGAGTGGGCGCAGGCGGCGTGGTCTCCGACCCGCTGCTGCGCGCCGACGCGGTCCGATCGGTCGCCGAACGAGCGGCCCAGCTGGGTTGGTCTGCCGTGGCGGTCACGGCCAGTCCGTTGCCCGGCCCCGCGGGCAATGTCGAGTACTTCCTGCATCTACGAGCCGACACGGCGGATCCCCTGCACGGCGACGCGCTCGCCGCCGCGATTCGCCGTGCCGTCGAGGAGGGTCCCCAATGA
- a CDS encoding NAD kinase — translation MTLERTILLVVHTGREEATDVARRVEKVLSDNGIALRVLSAEAVDRGPLHLAPDDMRALGVEIEVVDADQRAAEGCELVLVLGGDGTFLRAAELARNVEIPVLGVNLGKIGFLAEAEADSIDTVLDHIIRRDYRVEERMTLDVAVWAGGELLDRGWALNEASLEKGPRLGVLGVVLEVDGRPVSSFGCDGVLVSTPTGSTAYAFSAGGPVLWPDLEAIIVVPNNAHALFARPMVTSPHALIAIEIEASGHDALVFCDGRREMVLPAGGRLEVTRCGTPLKWVRLDSAPFADRLVRKFRLPVTGWRGQ, via the coding sequence ATGACGCTCGAACGCACCATCCTGCTGGTGGTGCACACCGGCCGCGAGGAGGCCACCGACGTCGCCCGTCGGGTCGAGAAGGTGTTGAGCGACAACGGGATAGCGCTGCGGGTGCTGTCCGCCGAGGCCGTCGACCGCGGGCCGTTGCACCTCGCGCCCGACGACATGCGCGCCCTCGGGGTCGAGATCGAGGTCGTCGACGCCGACCAGCGTGCCGCCGAGGGATGCGAGCTGGTGCTGGTGCTCGGCGGTGACGGCACCTTCCTGCGGGCGGCCGAGCTCGCCCGCAATGTCGAGATCCCGGTGCTCGGGGTGAACCTCGGCAAGATCGGCTTCCTCGCCGAAGCCGAGGCCGACTCGATCGACACCGTCCTGGACCACATCATCCGGCGCGACTACCGCGTCGAGGAGCGGATGACGCTCGACGTGGCCGTCTGGGCCGGCGGCGAACTGCTCGACCGCGGCTGGGCGCTCAACGAGGCCAGCCTGGAGAAAGGGCCGCGGCTCGGGGTGCTGGGCGTCGTGCTGGAGGTGGACGGGCGGCCGGTGTCGTCGTTCGGGTGCGACGGGGTGCTCGTCTCGACACCGACCGGTTCGACCGCGTACGCGTTCTCGGCGGGCGGGCCGGTGCTGTGGCCCGACCTCGAGGCCATCATCGTGGTGCCCAACAACGCGCACGCCCTGTTCGCCCGGCCGATGGTGACCAGCCCGCACGCGCTGATCGCCATCGAGATCGAGGCCAGCGGCCACGACGCGCTGGTGTTCTGCGACGGGCGCCGCGAGATGGTGCTGCCCGCCGGCGGCCGGCTCGAGGTCACGCGCTGCGGCACCCCGCTGAAATGGGTACGGCTGGACAGTGCGCCGTTCGCCGACCGGCTGGTGCGCAAGTTCCGGTTGCCGGTCACAGGATGGCGCGGACAGTAG